A portion of the Gadus macrocephalus chromosome 10, ASM3116895v1 genome contains these proteins:
- the leprotl1 gene encoding leptin receptor overlapping transcript-like 1, protein MAGIKALISLSFGGAVGLMFLMLGCALPVYNTYWPLFLLFFYILAPIPYCISRRVVDDTDSASNACKELAIFLTTGIVISAFGLPIVFARATVIAWGACALVLTGNLVIFSTILGFFMVFGTNDDFSWQQW, encoded by the exons ATGGCCGGGATCAAAG ctCTCATCAGCCTGTCCTTCGGGGGGGCGGTCGGACTCATGTTCCTCATGCTGGGATGTGCTCTCCCGGTGTATAA tACATACTggcctctgttcctcctcttcttctacaTCCTGGCCCCCATCCCCTACTGTATCTCTCGGAGGGTGGTGGATGACACTGACTCGGCTAGTAATGCCTGTAAAGAGCTTGCTATATTCCTGACCACGGGCATCGTCATCTCGGCCTTCGGCCTCCCCATCGTCTTCGCCAGGGCCACAGTT ATCGCCTGGGGAGCGTGTGCACTGGTGCTCACCGGGAACCTGGTGATCTTCTCCACCATCCTGGGCTTCTTCATGGTGTTCGGGACCAACGACGACTTCAGCTGGCAGCAGTGGTAg
- the LOC132465663 gene encoding hyaluronan-mediated motility receptor, translated as MRRFFRARDEDSSQIQYLTAKCHRLAHERAQLERDTLVTRERQRRLQNDLEAMAAHLQQKEQMIVELRRKQDHLVDHLNRQQGLVEFLKHHAGLRAEVGPTAEENLRDTELLATELEQLRSELLALQSSDGQLVGLVEELYAEAQHRAALVDSLQEELHSKSTEVEDLRRHRQKQREELEQLQSAHQRKVCVLQQENSSSVQKLQQTAVQFERLCKQQRYWMLCVKRYKDCLTEEREAVVQQVSDLEQTVLKPRGCSHCSRQYHCPLQDRGSNSRHLHQSMCGAEFRADQQGEPWSALCEDKVITQVGGVVDTEQKPP; from the exons atgaggaggtttTTCCGAGCGCGAGACGAAGACTCcagtcagatccagtacctgaCGGCCAAGTGTCACCGGCTGGCTCACGAGAGAG CCCAGCTGGAGAGGGACACCTtggtgaccagggagagacAGCGGAGGCTACAGAATGATCTGGAAGCGATGGCCGCTCACCTCCAGCAGAAGGAGCAGATGATTGTGGAGCTGAGGAGAAAACAGGACCACCTGGTGGACCACCTCAACCGACAGCAG GGCCTGGTGGAATTCCTTAAGCATCATGCGGGCCTGAGAGCGGAGGTGGGCCCTACGGCGGAGGAGAACTTGAGAGACACCGAGCTGCTGGCTACGGAGCTGGAGCAGCTCCGCTCTGAGCTGCTGGCGCTGCAGAGCTCCGACGGGCAGCTGGtgggcctggtggaggagctctaCGCTGAGGCCCAGCACAGAGCAGCACTGGTAGACAGCctccaggaggagctgcacAG TAAATCAACGGAGGTCGAGGACCTGCGGAGACACcggcagaaacagagagaggagctggagcagctcCAGAGCGCCCACCAGAGGAAG gtgtgtgtgctgcagcagGAGAACAGCAGCAGTGTTCAGAAGCTGCAGCAGACAGCCGTTCAGTTCGAGCGGCTCTGCAAACAGCAGCGCTACTGGATGCTCTGCGTCAAAAG GTACAAAGACTGTCtgacggaggagagggaggcggtGGTTCAGCAGGTCAGTGACCTGGAGCAGACCGTCCTGAAGCCCAGGGGATGTTCCCACTGCAGCAGACAGTACCACTGCCCCCTGCAGGACAGGGGCAGCAACTCCAGGCATCt gcaccAGTCTATGTGTGGTGCAGAGTTCCGGGctgaccagcagggggagccgTGGTCAGCCCTGTGTGAGGACAAAGTCATCACTCAG GTGGGAGGCGTGGTCGACACGGAGCAGAAACCTCCTTGA